In the Hordeum vulgare subsp. vulgare chromosome 7H, MorexV3_pseudomolecules_assembly, whole genome shotgun sequence genome, one interval contains:
- the LOC123410900 gene encoding 40S ribosomal protein S30 has protein sequence MGKVHGSLARAGKVRGQTPKVAKQDKKKQPRGRAHKRIQYNRRFVTAVVGFGKKRGPNSSEK, from the exons ATGG GTAAGGTGCACGGATCGCTGGCCCGTGCCGGGAAGGTGCGCGGGCAGACGCCCAAGGTGGCGAAGCAGGACAAGAAGAAGCAGCCCCGCGGCCGCGCACACAAGAGGATCCAGTACAACCGCCGCTTCGTCACCGCCGTCGTCGGCTTCGGCAAGAAGCGCGGCCCCAACTCCTCCGAGAAGTAG